In Euphorbia lathyris chromosome 2, ddEupLath1.1, whole genome shotgun sequence, the sequence gtaggccgctccatctacaaaaaaaattacactaaattaataaaattgtaaataatgtaaattatactaaatttataaaattatgctaaaatactaataaattaataaaattgtaaataattgtaattatactataattataaaattataataaattatactaaagttataaaattatgctaaaattatactaaatttatactaaatttataaaattatcctaaattaataaaattgtaaaaattatgCTAATACtttactaaatttatactaaaattataaaattacactaaattactaaaattttaaataatgtaaatttttataaaaaaaaaaccgtgagcgtaagggaatcacgcccagaccactggtcgggcgtatgaacatcacgcccaaccagtggtgcgggcgtatgAGAATCACGTCCGAcctgcggttcgggcgtatgcgtatcacgcccgaccagtggtgcgggcatgtggctatcacgccagcaccactggtcgggcgtgatgctcatacaCCCGAAccgcaggtcgggcgtgattctCATACGCCCGATTGCGATTCCGGCGAAAACAAAAAAACCCCACAGATTTCAGTTCGATGtaaaaatcaacgaaataaaacggtaaatcttaccactttagcttttcctttacggtttctgtcaccatccatgattcggttcactaatttgtcctgatttgagcaaaaatcgtatagggttcttgagaggttttgggttttttcaaatttagtgcaaagggtagttcggtctaTTCACGGGACTAGAAGTATAAATTAGTGGCGGGGTTTAGTAACCCACAAAGGGATTCATAAATTTGAACTCATAATCATGtacattattataaataaagataaCAGGAAATATCAAATTAGGCTCCACatacaaaaataacataaatataggtttaacattttaaaaaatgtgtatcaatttagacattgataacggaacgagacacgccattgatattactccgttaaattCTGTCAATTATACGTGAggggagaaatcagaacttaacggagtaataaaAATtacgtgtctcgttccgttatcgagacctaaattatTAAGTCTATATTAATACTATTTCGTACGtaaatctaaattgatactttttcaaAAGTCTAACTCTCCAATTTCCTACACAACTTGCTATATATCAAAGTTCACATGTCTTCGGAAATGCATACCAAGCTATTTAGTTTGGTGCAACCATTTCTCTTTAGTCATTGTTTGCATTGATAAGGacccaaaaaatgaaaaaatttggAAGTGTTGTAATAGAACACTAGTGGATTTGTTGAATATATTGTTTGGTGAAACAAATGTATGGTATGGCGATGCCATCTAGCTATCCCCACCCAACCAACTCACACCTCACGAACAGCAACGTGGCACCGACATTGTAGTGTCGGCGACGCAACTCCACCtgtcagaaaatgaagaaaatctAAATATAGCCAGAAATATTCAGACCCTTCaaatattatttcttttattggCATCTTTGTTTCCTTGATTGTCTCTTTACCATAccccttccacttctctctcaCATTACACCTTTCTCTCTTCCTCCCATCTCTCCCTGCCAGCCTGCCctctcttcctttctttttcctctctttctttctttcttctcattTGATTTCTGATTCTTGTTAAGGCGGCGAGACGTTGGACAGCCAGATAGGATAATGGCGCCGCGTCTCTTAGCCTGCTTTGGCAAGATATACAACTCACCCGTCGACGCTGAAAATGCAGGTGTAAAGGGCGTGACAGTGGACGCATCGGCAGAGGAGCAGCGGAGGCCGGGGCCTATTGTCGTTGAACTATTTTCATCACAGGGATGTGCAACCTCACCGGAGGCAGAGTTACTCGTTTCAAGATTAGGGAGAGGTGATTTTGCCCTAGAAACTCCGGTTATATGTTTGGCATTTCATGTAGATTATTGGGATTATATGGGATGGAAAGACCCTTATGGATCCAGTCAATGGACAGTCAGACAAAAGTCTTACGTGGAAGCATTGAAACTTGATACAATGTTTACACCTCAGGTTATTGTTCAAGGTACTACTCAATGTATGGGTACTGAAGAAGAATGTCTTTTGTCTTCCATCATGAATGCTCCCAAATTTCCTTCTCCTTCCTTTAAGGTAATTCAActtcgttttttatttcaataaagtcattccgGTTTAAAATAATGTGACAATCGCGTCCATTCAGGCAACATTCGAGAGACCAACAGAAGACTCATTACAGGTGAGTTTATCAGGAGCATTAAGGTCAAAAGTAGACAGCAATGGCGCCAATGTAATGGTAGCTCT encodes:
- the LOC136220687 gene encoding uncharacterized protein, producing the protein MAPRLLACFGKIYNSPVDAENAGVKGVTVDASAEEQRRPGPIVVELFSSQGCATSPEAELLVSRLGRGDFALETPVICLAFHVDYWDYMGWKDPYGSSQWTVRQKSYVEALKLDTMFTPQVIVQGTTQCMGTEEECLLSSIMNAPKFPSPSFKATFERPTEDSLQVSLSGALRSKVDSNGANVMVALYESGLVTDCPKGDNKGRVLSNDYVVRKMEKLCAVKDLSAKKTVTGSVNFGLWEGFNNSKCGIVIFVQDKTYQIFGSQNIQIPDDI